Proteins from a single region of Aquirhabdus parva:
- the msrB gene encoding peptide-methionine (R)-S-oxide reductase MsrB has product MAIQKTEQEWKQELSPEDFHILREKGTEPAFTGIYWDNHAAGIYRCKACNVELFESTSKYDSGCGWPSFTRPFDEHVIDEHEDLSFGRVRTEVTCHNCGGHLGHVFPDGPQDQGGLRYCINSASIKLDEEK; this is encoded by the coding sequence ATGGCAATCCAGAAAACAGAGCAGGAGTGGAAGCAAGAGCTTTCGCCTGAAGACTTTCATATCTTACGTGAAAAAGGTACTGAGCCTGCATTTACAGGGATTTATTGGGATAATCATGCCGCAGGGATTTATCGTTGCAAGGCATGCAATGTCGAGCTGTTTGAATCTACCAGTAAATACGATTCAGGCTGTGGTTGGCCGAGCTTTACTCGTCCGTTTGATGAGCATGTTATTGATGAGCACGAAGACTTAAGTTTTGGTCGTGTTCGCACTGAGGTTACTTGCCATAATTGCGGCGGGCATCTTGGTCATGTGTTTCCTGATGGTCCACAAGATCAGGGCGGCTTGCGATATTGTATAAATTCAGCATCCATAAAACTGGATGAGGAAAAGTAA
- a CDS encoding glutathione peroxidase: MTTVYDFSAEKLEGGEQSLADYRGKVLLIVNTASKCGFTPQFEGLEHVFKEYQDRGLVVLGFPCNQFASQDPGSNTEIGEFCQRNYGVSFPMFAKVDVNGDDAHPLYKYLTKEAKGILGTEAVKWNFTKFLVGKDGNVIDRYASTTKPESMVGDIEKALRA; the protein is encoded by the coding sequence ATGACAACCGTATATGATTTTAGTGCTGAAAAACTTGAAGGTGGTGAGCAGAGTCTTGCAGATTACAGGGGTAAAGTTCTATTGATTGTAAATACCGCAAGTAAGTGTGGATTTACTCCGCAGTTTGAGGGGTTAGAGCACGTATTCAAAGAATACCAAGATCGTGGTTTAGTAGTTTTGGGTTTCCCATGTAATCAGTTTGCCTCTCAAGATCCAGGTTCAAACACTGAAATCGGAGAGTTCTGCCAACGCAATTATGGTGTCAGCTTCCCGATGTTTGCCAAAGTTGATGTGAATGGCGATGACGCGCATCCACTCTATAAATACCTGACAAAAGAAGCGAAGGGCATTTTGGGTACTGAAGCTGTGAAGTGGAATTTTACCAAGTTTTTGGTTGGTAAGGACGGTAATGTGATTGACCGTTATGCGTCTACCACTAAACCTGAATCTATGGTTGGTGATATCGAAAAGGCATTAAGAGCCTAA